A window from Sphingobacterium hotanense encodes these proteins:
- a CDS encoding ThuA domain-containing protein, translated as MSKYKHIADFRTAKLATLFLLFLIAVTNAACAQQKEWLHFKPDAAKAKGKKVVLVSGDEEYRSEESMPMLAKILTSHHGFETVVLFAIDPNSKQINPEYQKNIPGLSNLKDADLMVIATRFRELPDDQMKHIDDYLKSGKPVIGLRTATHAFNFAKESKSPYKHYAYNEQSKAWKGGFGGLVLGETWVNHHGVHGKEGSRGLINGLEVEAKNPILMGVKDIWVPSDVYGIRNNLKGARILVFGQPTSGMTAESPVNWQKTIMPVAWTKDYQIPGGKKGQVFTTTMGSSIDLKSADLRRLIVNATYSLLGLSSAIKEDLNIDPVGNFEARMFGFGTYEKGKYPKDYQ; from the coding sequence ATGAGCAAGTACAAACATATAGCAGATTTTCGTACCGCCAAGTTAGCGACACTATTCTTGTTGTTCTTAATAGCCGTTACGAATGCTGCTTGTGCGCAACAAAAGGAATGGTTGCACTTCAAACCGGACGCTGCAAAAGCAAAAGGGAAAAAAGTAGTATTGGTTTCCGGCGATGAAGAATATCGATCGGAAGAAAGTATGCCGATGCTTGCAAAGATATTGACTAGCCATCATGGTTTTGAAACTGTTGTCTTGTTTGCCATTGACCCCAATTCAAAGCAGATCAATCCGGAATATCAGAAGAATATACCCGGTCTTTCCAACTTAAAAGATGCGGATTTGATGGTAATAGCGACTCGGTTCCGCGAATTGCCCGATGATCAGATGAAACATATTGATGATTATTTGAAATCGGGGAAACCCGTTATCGGCTTACGCACGGCAACACATGCTTTTAATTTTGCTAAAGAATCAAAAAGCCCTTATAAGCACTATGCTTATAATGAGCAGAGCAAAGCTTGGAAAGGTGGGTTCGGCGGATTGGTATTGGGGGAGACATGGGTCAATCATCATGGAGTTCACGGCAAAGAGGGAAGTCGTGGACTGATTAACGGTTTAGAGGTTGAAGCAAAGAATCCAATATTAATGGGCGTAAAAGATATTTGGGTACCATCCGATGTGTATGGAATACGTAATAACTTAAAGGGCGCACGGATTCTTGTCTTCGGACAGCCTACTTCGGGCATGACTGCCGAGAGTCCGGTCAATTGGCAGAAAACTATTATGCCGGTTGCTTGGACAAAAGATTATCAAATACCCGGAGGGAAGAAAGGTCAAGTTTTCACAACAACCATGGGCTCTTCAATCGACTTAAAAAGTGCAGACTTAAGGCGCTTGATTGTCAATGCGACCTATTCCTTACTCGGTTTATCGAGTGCTATTAAAGAAGATTTAAATATCGATCCTGTCGGAAATTTCGAAGCACGTATGTTCGGGTTTGGAACATACGAGAAAGGTAAATATCCGAAGGATTATCAATAA